The Xiphias gladius isolate SHS-SW01 ecotype Sanya breed wild chromosome 9, ASM1685928v1, whole genome shotgun sequence genome window below encodes:
- the dcxr gene encoding L-xylulose reductase isoform X1 codes for MEISFSGKRALVTGAGKGIGRATALALASCGAEVTAVTRTQADLTSLMQECASITSVCVDLADWEATEAALQDVGPIDLLVNNAACANLQPFLAVTPDQFDQSFNVNVKAVLHVSQIVARGMKARGSGGSIVNVSSQASQCALRDHAVYCATKGALDMLTKVMALELGPHQIRVNSVNPTVVMTEMGRLGWSNPEKAKIMVSRIPLGRFAEVEDVVNSILFLLSDKSNMTNGVTLPVDGGFLAC; via the exons ATGGAGATTTCGTTTTCGGGTAAACGAGCTCTGGTCACCGGAGCTGGAAAAG GGATTGGCAGGGCCACGGCTCTAGCTCTAGCAAGCTGTGGGGCAGAGGTCACGGCAGTCACGCGCACACAGGCAGACCTGACCAGTCTAATGCAGGAG TGTGCATCCATTACCTCGGTGTGTGTGGACCTGGCGGACTGGGAGGCAACGGAGGCAGCGCTGCAGGATGTTGGCCCCATTGATCTGCTGGTGAATAATGCCGCCTGTGCCAACCTGCAGCCATTTCTGGCAGTCACACCTGACCAGTTTGACCA GTCATTCAATGTGAATGTTAAAGCTGTGCTGCATGTGTCCCAG ATAGTGGCTCGTGGAATGAAGGCCAGAGGATCAGGAGGCTCCATTGTCAACGTGTCCAGCCAGGCCTCACAGTGTGCCCTCAGAGACCATGCTGTCTACT GTGCCACTAAAGGAGCCCTGGACATGCTGACTAAAGTGATGGCTCTAGAGCTTGGACCCCACCAG ATCCGTGTGAACAGTGTGAACCCCACAGTGGTGATGACTGAGATGGGTCGTCTGGGCTGGAGCAACCCCGAAAAAGCCAAGATCATGGTGTCCCGCATCCCGCTAGGCCGTTTCGCAG aggTGGAGGACGTGGTGAACAGTATTTTATTCCTGCTGAGTGATAAGAGTAACATGACGAATGGAGTCACTCTGCCAGTGGACGGAGGCTTTCTAGCATGCTGA
- the dcxr gene encoding L-xylulose reductase isoform X2 gives MEISFSGKRALVTGAGKGIGRATALALASCGAEVTAVTRTQADLTSLMQECASITSVCVDLADWEATEAALQDVGPIDLLIVARGMKARGSGGSIVNVSSQASQCALRDHAVYCATKGALDMLTKVMALELGPHQIRVNSVNPTVVMTEMGRLGWSNPEKAKIMVSRIPLGRFAEVEDVVNSILFLLSDKSNMTNGVTLPVDGGFLAC, from the exons ATGGAGATTTCGTTTTCGGGTAAACGAGCTCTGGTCACCGGAGCTGGAAAAG GGATTGGCAGGGCCACGGCTCTAGCTCTAGCAAGCTGTGGGGCAGAGGTCACGGCAGTCACGCGCACACAGGCAGACCTGACCAGTCTAATGCAGGAG TGTGCATCCATTACCTCGGTGTGTGTGGACCTGGCGGACTGGGAGGCAACGGAGGCAGCGCTGCAGGATGTTGGCCCCATTGATCTGCTG ATAGTGGCTCGTGGAATGAAGGCCAGAGGATCAGGAGGCTCCATTGTCAACGTGTCCAGCCAGGCCTCACAGTGTGCCCTCAGAGACCATGCTGTCTACT GTGCCACTAAAGGAGCCCTGGACATGCTGACTAAAGTGATGGCTCTAGAGCTTGGACCCCACCAG ATCCGTGTGAACAGTGTGAACCCCACAGTGGTGATGACTGAGATGGGTCGTCTGGGCTGGAGCAACCCCGAAAAAGCCAAGATCATGGTGTCCCGCATCCCGCTAGGCCGTTTCGCAG aggTGGAGGACGTGGTGAACAGTATTTTATTCCTGCTGAGTGATAAGAGTAACATGACGAATGGAGTCACTCTGCCAGTGGACGGAGGCTTTCTAGCATGCTGA